The following proteins are co-located in the Thermoplasmata archaeon genome:
- a CDS encoding DEAD/DEAH box helicase, with amino-acid sequence MSRQRSLEEFSSGPGPLVPPVVVRRPKYDGYPEIWRVENGNIVHPFVRSGTLRALPFQIDLARIGLEEDLLVVLPTGLGKTVIAALIAAEVLRRTDGKVLLLAPTRPLVQQHADSFGRWLGETRRARFTGTVKRPIREGAWENSDLVFATPEIIQNDLAAGRYDLSDVQLLIFDEAHHAVGKYVYVPIAKRYRTERPKEGRVLGLTASPGGKDERIEEVVAALGVARIEARSREDDGVREYVQEIDVEYRWVDLTPEVREIRDRLRDASHETARRLQRLGYLRQKPIASLTVKDLIALRAEIFARPGPMVRKFGPLYHQLILLHLFHAEERLETQGVGPFLQYLERLAAKEKPSRGDRAVLALPGIEKARREAESYLRSGREVSHPKLDALVELVREQLARPQEHRPRILIFAQYRDTIQGVQSILEAQSWKVGRFVGQATRDAADPGMNQVEQAQILGAFRAGAFPIMVASSVAEEGLDVPDVDLVVFFESVPSEIRAIQRRGRTGRTSAGRVVVLLTRDTRDVRHQAAEVRRERSMRRIVRKLSAASKMRGAAGLAEQARTRRAPRRKRAGTPPAS; translated from the coding sequence GTGAGCCGCCAACGATCGCTGGAGGAGTTCAGCAGCGGGCCCGGGCCGCTCGTTCCTCCGGTGGTGGTGCGGCGGCCCAAGTACGACGGGTATCCGGAGATCTGGCGAGTCGAGAACGGGAACATCGTCCACCCCTTCGTCCGATCCGGCACGCTTCGCGCGCTGCCCTTCCAGATCGATCTCGCCCGGATCGGTCTCGAGGAAGACCTCCTGGTCGTGCTTCCGACCGGGCTCGGCAAGACCGTGATCGCCGCCTTGATCGCCGCCGAGGTTCTTCGCCGGACGGACGGCAAGGTTCTCTTGCTCGCCCCGACCCGTCCGCTCGTCCAACAGCACGCGGACTCCTTTGGGCGGTGGCTGGGCGAGACCCGTCGCGCCCGATTCACGGGTACGGTCAAGCGGCCCATCCGCGAAGGGGCGTGGGAGAATAGCGACCTGGTCTTCGCGACACCCGAGATCATCCAGAACGATCTTGCGGCCGGCCGGTACGATCTCTCGGACGTCCAGCTGCTCATCTTCGACGAAGCCCACCACGCGGTCGGCAAGTACGTCTACGTCCCGATCGCGAAGCGGTACCGGACGGAACGCCCGAAGGAGGGCCGCGTCCTCGGTCTGACCGCGTCCCCCGGGGGCAAGGACGAGCGGATCGAGGAGGTCGTCGCAGCCCTCGGGGTCGCGAGGATCGAGGCCCGCAGCCGGGAGGACGACGGGGTCCGCGAGTACGTGCAGGAGATCGACGTCGAGTACCGTTGGGTCGACCTGACGCCGGAGGTTCGCGAGATCCGGGATCGCCTCCGGGACGCCTCCCACGAGACGGCGCGACGACTGCAGCGTCTCGGGTACCTGCGCCAGAAGCCGATCGCTTCGTTGACCGTCAAGGATCTAATCGCCCTGCGGGCCGAGATCTTCGCCCGCCCGGGGCCGATGGTGCGCAAGTTCGGCCCGCTCTATCACCAGCTCATCCTGCTCCACCTCTTTCACGCCGAAGAGCGACTCGAGACCCAGGGCGTGGGGCCGTTCCTTCAGTACCTCGAGCGCCTCGCGGCGAAAGAGAAGCCGAGCCGAGGCGACCGTGCGGTGCTGGCGCTCCCCGGCATCGAGAAGGCCCGCCGGGAGGCCGAGAGCTACCTGCGTAGCGGGCGCGAAGTGTCCCACCCCAAGCTCGACGCGCTCGTCGAGCTCGTCCGCGAACAACTCGCTCGTCCTCAGGAGCACCGGCCCCGCATCCTCATCTTCGCCCAATACCGCGACACGATCCAAGGGGTGCAGTCGATCCTGGAGGCCCAGAGCTGGAAGGTGGGCCGGTTCGTGGGCCAGGCCACGCGGGATGCCGCAGACCCGGGGATGAACCAGGTCGAGCAGGCCCAGATCCTGGGCGCGTTCCGGGCCGGAGCGTTCCCGATCATGGTCGCGAGCAGTGTCGCGGAAGAGGGACTGGACGTCCCCGACGTCGATCTCGTCGTGTTCTTCGAGTCGGTCCCGAGCGAGATCCGGGCGATCCAACGCCGAGGGCGAACGGGACGCACTTCGGCCGGGCGCGTCGTGGTCCTCCTCACGCGGGACACCCGAGATGTCCGACATCAAGCCGCGGAGGTCCGCCGCGAACGATCGATGCGCCGGATCGTCCGTAAGCTCTCCGCCGCCTCAAAGATGCGGGGCGCGGCAGGATTGGCCGAGCAGGCGCGCACTCGCCGAGCCCCTCGCCGAAAGCGGGCGGGCACGCCGCCTGCCTCTTAA
- the kdpA gene encoding potassium-transporting ATPase subunit KdpA — translation MFDPRGLIDVVLVLVVVLLMAPFFGRYLGRVFTDRPAFGDRFWNPIEHQLFRLIGTNPRHSMRFKEYTIALLVTSAAIVLWIFALMILQSSLPWNPNGIPGMSWDLALHTASSFTTNTDFTHFVAESQLSLGGAILGLQIALFLSAGTGLAVVVAFIRGFTRQDGTLGNFYVDLVRAVTRVLLPMAILGAIVLIAMGLPQTFTSSVTAYPMTGGVQTIYLGPVASWTSIEMLGSNGGGWYAANAANQLANPTVLSMLFQTGLMLLIPFSLPFMFGQMVRKPSEANPYIATILIVFLIALGLFMYFQYLGNPALGTIPGLTTSGNYPVGQQSLGTLPETSFFQVSSIYANVGAQEMALGSITPGAQMVSFFGMFTQSTPGGVGTGFGVLLVFSLVAVFIGGLMVGRTPEYLGKRVGKDQMRWSAFLLISHPAAILVPVVVVFLAGLSIPALGAVRPNLQVNAHQFSVLLYEFTSEGSNNGSAMGPIIDNTVFFNLAGSAVMLVGRFFPMIAMLAIGSLFSREEPIPASAGTLQTNSFTFTLYLTLLLIIIAGLLFLPVLALGPLSQIGG, via the coding sequence GTGTTCGATCCGCGGGGTCTGATTGACGTAGTCCTTGTACTCGTAGTCGTCCTCCTCATGGCGCCCTTCTTCGGGCGCTATCTCGGACGGGTGTTCACCGACCGACCCGCCTTCGGGGACCGGTTCTGGAATCCCATCGAGCATCAGCTCTTCCGGCTTATCGGTACGAATCCTCGGCACTCGATGCGATTCAAGGAGTACACGATCGCGCTCCTCGTCACGAGCGCGGCGATCGTGCTGTGGATCTTCGCGCTGATGATCCTCCAGTCCTCCCTGCCTTGGAATCCCAACGGGATCCCGGGGATGTCGTGGGACCTCGCACTTCACACGGCCTCCTCCTTCACAACCAACACCGACTTCACCCACTTTGTCGCCGAATCGCAACTGAGCCTCGGCGGTGCGATCCTGGGGCTTCAGATCGCGCTGTTCCTCTCCGCCGGGACCGGCCTCGCGGTCGTGGTCGCGTTCATCCGGGGGTTCACACGCCAGGACGGCACGCTCGGCAATTTCTACGTCGATCTCGTTCGCGCCGTCACTCGGGTCCTGCTCCCGATGGCGATCCTCGGTGCGATCGTTCTGATCGCGATGGGACTCCCCCAGACGTTCACGAGCTCCGTCACCGCGTATCCCATGACGGGCGGCGTCCAGACCATCTACCTCGGTCCGGTCGCATCCTGGACGTCGATCGAGATGCTGGGCTCGAACGGCGGAGGATGGTACGCGGCCAATGCCGCGAACCAGCTCGCCAACCCGACGGTGCTCTCGATGCTCTTCCAGACGGGGCTGATGCTCCTCATCCCGTTCTCGCTCCCGTTCATGTTCGGCCAGATGGTCCGCAAGCCGAGCGAGGCGAACCCGTACATCGCGACGATCCTGATCGTTTTCCTGATCGCGCTCGGACTGTTCATGTACTTCCAATACCTCGGGAATCCCGCGCTCGGCACGATCCCGGGATTGACGACCTCGGGGAACTACCCGGTCGGCCAGCAGTCGCTGGGGACCTTACCGGAGACCTCGTTCTTCCAGGTATCCTCGATCTACGCCAACGTGGGCGCCCAGGAGATGGCCCTCGGGTCGATCACCCCCGGCGCCCAGATGGTGTCGTTCTTCGGCATGTTCACGCAAAGCACCCCCGGTGGGGTGGGGACCGGATTCGGCGTTCTCCTGGTCTTCTCGCTGGTCGCGGTGTTCATCGGCGGCCTGATGGTCGGCCGGACCCCGGAATACCTCGGCAAGAGGGTCGGCAAGGACCAGATGCGCTGGTCGGCGTTCCTCCTCATCAGTCACCCGGCGGCGATCCTCGTGCCCGTCGTCGTCGTGTTCTTAGCCGGGCTCTCGATCCCGGCGCTGGGAGCGGTCCGGCCCAATCTGCAGGTGAACGCCCACCAGTTCTCGGTCCTGCTCTACGAGTTCACGAGCGAGGGCTCGAACAACGGTAGCGCGATGGGCCCGATCATCGACAACACGGTCTTCTTCAATCTCGCCGGCTCGGCGGTCATGCTCGTCGGCCGGTTCTTCCCCATGATCGCGATGCTCGCGATCGGTTCGCTGTTCTCCCGCGAGGAGCCGATCCCCGCTTCGGCGGGGACGCTCCAGACGAACAGCTTCACGTTCACCCTGTACCTCACGCTGCTGCTGATCATCATTGCCGGATTGCTCTTCCTGCCGGTGCTCGCGCTCGGACCTCTCTCCCAGATAGGAGGCTAG
- the kdpB gene encoding potassium-transporting ATPase subunit KdpB: MIEPTLEEIAASSAATAAPVARKAPHTSWRRVLSDSFRYFDPRREIRHPVMFVVWVFFVFLAILTAFPRAFPDVAATYSAGYYFALTVILFLTLWFGHLAEAIAEARGRAQAESLRQIRSGMRARQLLPDQTTRWVPSDALHIGDLVVIEASEVVPLDGDVVHGAALIDESMMTGESAPAIRESGGDRTSVLGGTRIIQGTVTVRISASVGHSFLDRLIGLVENAGREPTPNELALGVLLASLTAVLLVVIVTFADLSGSSGVVTISVATILALFVALMPTTIGALLPAIGISGINRVAKANVIAKSGTAIEAAGDLDVLILDKTGTITVGNRLAVQFIPAPGVDPSELASAALLSSSLDDTPEGRSIVRLAARRGATAPRLEPGSYQVLVFTAERRMSGLTLKGGQEIFKGSIDSMEAYGAVMPPELREAAREQSRLGMTPLVISENRRPLGIVALKDVVKPGIKDRIHELKTMGIRTIMCTGDNRITAAAIARESGVDEFIAEAKPETKLQIIEREKAQGRLVAMSGDGSNDAPALARADVGLAMNSGTSAAKEAGNMVDLDNDPTKLIEIVSIGKQLLITRGALTTFTITNDVAKYFAILPAIFVTASGAAIAGVASLNVLGLTNPGIAVIATLFFNAIVIPLLIPLALFGVGFRPRPAIDLLRRNLLIYGLGGLVSAFAGIWLVYQLFIWAAATPLVSGIGAALSHILPLGGL, translated from the coding sequence ATGATCGAGCCCACGCTGGAGGAGATCGCGGCGAGCTCCGCCGCGACGGCCGCCCCAGTGGCCCGGAAAGCGCCTCATACCTCCTGGCGCCGCGTACTGAGCGATTCGTTCCGTTACTTCGATCCCCGACGCGAGATCCGCCACCCGGTCATGTTCGTCGTCTGGGTATTCTTCGTCTTCCTCGCGATCCTCACGGCCTTCCCGCGAGCGTTCCCGGACGTGGCGGCGACCTACAGCGCGGGCTACTACTTCGCCCTGACCGTCATCCTGTTCCTCACGCTCTGGTTCGGTCATCTCGCCGAGGCGATCGCCGAGGCGCGGGGCCGCGCCCAGGCGGAGAGCCTGCGCCAGATCCGCAGCGGGATGCGGGCGCGCCAGCTCCTCCCGGACCAAACGACCCGCTGGGTGCCCTCCGATGCGCTCCACATCGGGGACTTGGTCGTCATCGAGGCCTCCGAGGTCGTCCCCCTGGACGGCGACGTCGTCCACGGCGCCGCGCTCATCGACGAATCGATGATGACGGGCGAATCGGCGCCCGCGATCCGAGAGAGCGGAGGCGACCGGACGAGCGTGCTCGGGGGGACCCGCATCATCCAGGGCACGGTGACCGTCCGCATCTCGGCCAGCGTCGGGCACTCGTTCCTCGACCGCTTGATCGGGCTGGTCGAGAACGCCGGTCGCGAACCGACCCCGAACGAACTCGCGCTCGGCGTCCTCCTCGCCTCGCTCACCGCGGTCCTGCTCGTGGTCATCGTGACGTTCGCGGACCTGTCCGGGTCGTCCGGGGTCGTGACGATCAGCGTCGCGACGATCCTCGCGCTGTTCGTCGCGCTGATGCCCACGACCATCGGAGCGCTCCTACCAGCCATCGGGATCTCGGGGATCAACCGGGTCGCGAAGGCGAACGTGATCGCAAAGTCGGGCACGGCCATCGAGGCCGCCGGCGATCTCGACGTCCTGATCCTGGACAAGACCGGGACGATCACCGTCGGAAACCGACTCGCGGTCCAGTTCATCCCCGCCCCCGGGGTCGACCCGAGCGAACTGGCTTCCGCGGCGCTCCTCTCCTCGAGCCTCGACGACACCCCGGAGGGTCGCTCGATCGTTCGCCTCGCCGCGCGGCGCGGGGCGACGGCCCCTCGCCTCGAGCCCGGAAGCTACCAGGTATTGGTCTTTACGGCGGAACGCCGCATGAGCGGGCTCACCCTGAAGGGAGGCCAGGAGATCTTCAAGGGCTCGATCGATTCGATGGAGGCCTACGGCGCGGTGATGCCGCCGGAGCTGCGCGAGGCGGCCCGGGAGCAGTCGCGCTTGGGGATGACCCCGCTCGTCATCTCCGAGAACCGTCGCCCGCTCGGGATCGTCGCGCTCAAGGACGTCGTCAAGCCCGGCATCAAGGACCGCATCCACGAGCTGAAGACGATGGGGATCCGCACGATCATGTGCACGGGAGACAACCGGATCACCGCCGCGGCGATCGCCCGAGAGAGCGGGGTCGATGAGTTCATCGCCGAGGCGAAGCCCGAAACGAAGCTGCAGATCATCGAGCGGGAGAAGGCCCAGGGTCGCCTCGTGGCGATGAGTGGGGACGGCTCGAACGATGCTCCGGCGCTCGCGCGGGCCGACGTGGGCCTCGCGATGAACAGCGGGACGAGCGCGGCCAAGGAAGCCGGCAACATGGTCGACCTCGACAACGACCCGACCAAGCTCATCGAGATCGTGTCGATCGGCAAACAGCTCCTGATTACCCGCGGCGCCCTGACGACCTTCACGATCACCAACGACGTCGCGAAGTACTTCGCGATCCTGCCCGCGATCTTCGTGACCGCGTCGGGCGCCGCGATCGCCGGAGTGGCGTCGCTCAACGTGCTCGGCCTCACCAACCCGGGCATCGCCGTGATCGCGACGTTGTTCTTCAACGCGATCGTGATCCCCTTGCTGATCCCGCTCGCGCTGTTCGGCGTGGGATTCCGGCCGCGCCCGGCCATCGATCTCCTGCGCCGGAACCTGCTCATCTACGGCCTCGGAGGCCTCGTGAGCGCGTTCGCGGGGATCTGGCTCGTCTACCAGCTCTTCATCTGGGCCGCCGCCACCCCGCTCGTCAGCGGGATCGGCGCCGCGCTCTCCCACATCCTGCCACTCGGAGGTCTGTAG
- a CDS encoding potassium-transporting ATPase subunit C, with translation MSGALAPPARPSGPASPSRGANASPADAPQRMRSHVRAAVVIVVLAVVVVGLGYPALLTGVADLISPGTAGGSLLHATNGTVVGSSLVGQNFSRPYLFWDRPSTNDYITTLGYETPPGPTDPALRALLNETIAYMEKYGNFTVNASIPLVLVSPSYSGVDPYLTPEAVLVQVPRVANATGESIASVTAFVNSYITQPLFGFIGPAYVNVVNLDYALVAWTGVGP, from the coding sequence ATGTCCGGAGCTCTCGCGCCGCCCGCACGACCGAGCGGACCCGCCTCCCCGAGCCGCGGGGCGAATGCGTCCCCGGCCGATGCTCCCCAGCGGATGCGCTCGCACGTTCGAGCGGCGGTGGTGATCGTCGTCCTCGCCGTCGTGGTCGTGGGCCTCGGCTACCCGGCGCTGTTGACGGGGGTCGCGGACCTCATCTCCCCCGGGACCGCGGGCGGATCGCTCCTGCACGCCACGAACGGGACCGTCGTCGGCTCCTCGCTCGTCGGCCAGAACTTCAGCCGCCCGTACCTGTTCTGGGACCGGCCTTCGACGAACGATTACATTACGACCCTGGGGTACGAGACCCCGCCCGGGCCGACCGACCCGGCGCTCCGCGCCTTGCTGAACGAAACTATTGCTTACATGGAGAAGTATGGTAACTTCACCGTGAACGCGTCGATCCCCCTCGTGCTCGTCAGCCCGTCGTACTCGGGCGTCGACCCGTACCTGACCCCCGAGGCGGTCCTGGTTCAGGTCCCCCGCGTCGCCAACGCGACCGGCGAGTCGATCGCGAGCGTGACCGCGTTCGTCAACTCCTACATCACCCAGCCGCTGTTCGGATTCATCGGTCCGGCCTACGTCAACGTCGTGAACCTCGACTACGCCCTCGTCGCCTGGACGGGCGTGGGACCCTAA
- a CDS encoding universal stress protein: MYRHILVPVRSPPEVEPMIRFAASLLDADGEIRMLHVIPTTTMPQVTREWRASVNLVIPAHETAASLDVRVEPEIRASVDVPAEILESAEAHSADAILLSLGGDRRSRNPFVGHTASAILHYASADILVINRLALAAPKFPRILVPTLVGRTPPKAMRLAEEISIHNGGVPIVTLDIGSSSRSDESESDHTARGVPILHRHSTVSEALLGRRKHTAELILQGAARERYGLLLVGEDSHSVSHAPFLTRPFLEELFRSAPCPVVAIRG, encoded by the coding sequence ATGTACCGGCACATCCTCGTCCCCGTCCGTTCCCCGCCCGAGGTCGAGCCGATGATCCGCTTCGCGGCCTCGCTGTTGGATGCGGACGGAGAGATTCGCATGCTGCACGTCATCCCGACGACCACGATGCCGCAGGTGACCCGGGAGTGGCGGGCCTCGGTCAACCTCGTCATCCCGGCCCACGAGACGGCGGCCTCGCTCGACGTCCGGGTCGAGCCCGAGATCCGCGCGAGCGTGGATGTGCCGGCGGAGATCCTCGAGAGCGCCGAGGCGCACTCCGCCGACGCGATCCTGCTCAGCCTCGGCGGGGACCGGCGCAGCCGCAACCCGTTTGTGGGGCACACCGCGAGCGCGATCCTGCACTACGCCTCCGCCGACATCCTCGTGATCAACCGGCTCGCCCTCGCCGCGCCCAAGTTCCCGAGGATCCTCGTACCCACGCTCGTCGGGCGCACTCCGCCCAAGGCGATGCGCCTCGCCGAGGAGATCTCGATCCACAACGGAGGCGTGCCCATCGTCACGCTCGACATCGGCTCGTCCTCGCGATCCGACGAGAGCGAGAGCGACCACACGGCCCGAGGGGTCCCGATCCTCCACCGCCACTCCACCGTCAGCGAGGCCCTCCTCGGACGCCGCAAGCACACCGCCGAGCTGATCCTCCAGGGCGCCGCACGAGAGCGCTACGGCCTATTGCTCGTGGGGGAGGATTCCCACAGCGTGAGCCACGCCCCGTTCCTGACCCGACCGTTCCTGGAAGAGCTGTTCCGGTCGGCGCCGTGCCCCGTGGTGGCCATCCGCGGCTAG
- the dph5 gene encoding diphthine synthase, with protein MAELWFVGLGLGDERDLSRRGEEALRRCERIFAEEYTAVLEAGALDRLAKEIGRRIERLGRTDVESERTILDALDRSERVGFVTAGDPFAATTHVALRLAAERAGHTWRYVPNASIFTAASGFLGLMAYRFGRTVSLPFPAPGFAPTSPVVEIGKNRSIGAHTLVLLDLHPSEGRFLAAGEAIRILLERDPEHVGIAADREIAVVARMGSETADAWVGPALELARTEFGPPLHALVILAPELHFAENEALARFRRPAAASS; from the coding sequence ATGGCGGAGCTGTGGTTCGTCGGCCTCGGCCTCGGGGACGAGCGGGACCTCTCGCGTCGCGGCGAGGAAGCGCTGCGCCGGTGCGAGCGCATCTTCGCGGAGGAGTACACAGCGGTCCTCGAAGCCGGAGCCCTCGATCGCCTCGCGAAGGAGATCGGCCGCCGGATCGAGCGCCTCGGGCGGACGGACGTCGAATCCGAGCGCACGATCCTGGACGCCCTCGACCGCTCCGAGCGGGTCGGGTTCGTGACGGCCGGCGATCCGTTCGCCGCCACGACGCACGTCGCGCTGCGCCTCGCCGCGGAGCGCGCCGGCCACACCTGGCGCTACGTGCCCAACGCCTCCATCTTCACCGCGGCCTCGGGATTCCTCGGCCTCATGGCCTACCGGTTCGGCCGGACGGTCTCCCTGCCGTTCCCGGCCCCGGGGTTCGCGCCGACCTCGCCGGTGGTCGAGATCGGCAAGAATCGCTCGATCGGCGCGCACACGCTGGTGCTGCTGGATCTGCATCCATCGGAGGGACGGTTCCTCGCGGCGGGCGAAGCGATCCGCATCCTCCTCGAGCGCGACCCCGAGCACGTGGGAATCGCTGCGGATCGAGAGATCGCGGTCGTCGCGAGAATGGGAAGCGAGACGGCCGACGCGTGGGTCGGGCCGGCGCTCGAGTTGGCCCGGACCGAGTTCGGGCCACCGCTGCACGCCCTCGTGATCCTGGCGCCCGAGCTCCACTTCGCCGAGAACGAGGCCCTCGCCCGGTTCCGGCGCCCGGCCGCGGCTAGCTCGTAG
- a CDS encoding GMP synthase subunit A: protein MRIPVIDNGGQWTHREWRVLRELGAESEIVSNTTSFEELRADGIVLSGGALSLEGTDTPLGKVAEWIDGANVPILGICVGHQFLGRHFGGRVVRGAPEFGRVEIEVDRPDHPLLAGLPPKFQAWSSHNDHVVEAPPGWIAIAHSSSCPIQAMAHPSRTIWGVQFHPEVEHTEGGREIFRHFLDACRR, encoded by the coding sequence GTGAGGATCCCGGTCATCGACAACGGCGGCCAGTGGACCCACCGGGAGTGGCGGGTGCTGCGCGAGCTCGGGGCGGAGAGCGAGATCGTCTCGAACACGACGTCGTTCGAGGAGTTGCGCGCGGATGGGATCGTGCTCTCGGGCGGAGCGCTGAGCCTGGAAGGAACGGACACGCCGCTCGGGAAGGTCGCCGAGTGGATCGACGGGGCGAACGTGCCGATCCTCGGGATCTGCGTCGGCCATCAGTTCCTCGGCCGTCACTTCGGAGGGCGTGTCGTGCGCGGGGCTCCGGAGTTCGGGCGGGTGGAGATCGAGGTCGACCGACCGGATCATCCGCTCCTCGCCGGCCTGCCTCCGAAGTTCCAGGCCTGGTCGAGCCACAACGACCACGTGGTGGAGGCCCCGCCGGGCTGGATCGCGATCGCCCACTCCTCGAGCTGCCCCATCCAGGCGATGGCCCACCCGAGCCGGACCATCTGGGGCGTACAGTTCCACCCCGAGGTCGAGCACACCGAGGGCGGTCGGGAGATCTTCCGCCACTTCCTGGATGCGTGCCGACGGTAA
- a CDS encoding UbiX family flavin prenyltransferase: MNSDAPLVVGISGSSGAPIAVAALQALHAAKVSVLLVVSRGGEAVLKEEAGLRVSDLAPYVTATYDESDIAAPIASGSRPTRGMAIVPCSSNTVAHIALGLGDNLLTRAAHVHLKERRKLVIVPRETPLSTLDLRHLTTLSELGVVILDAAPPYYLGIERLSEAAEYLAGKLLDQFGVPHHLYRGWKEGT, encoded by the coding sequence GTGAACTCGGACGCACCCCTTGTCGTTGGCATCTCTGGCTCGAGCGGCGCACCGATCGCCGTCGCCGCGCTCCAGGCGCTGCACGCCGCGAAGGTCTCGGTCCTCCTGGTCGTCTCTCGGGGAGGGGAGGCGGTCCTGAAGGAGGAAGCCGGGCTTCGCGTCTCCGATCTCGCCCCGTACGTGACCGCCACGTACGACGAGTCGGACATCGCCGCTCCGATCGCGAGCGGCTCGCGACCGACACGCGGGATGGCGATCGTCCCCTGCTCGTCGAACACCGTGGCCCACATCGCCCTCGGCCTCGGCGACAATCTCCTGACCCGGGCGGCGCACGTGCACCTGAAGGAGCGACGTAAACTGGTCATCGTTCCACGGGAGACCCCGCTGTCCACGCTCGATCTGCGCCACCTGACGACCCTGAGCGAGCTTGGGGTGGTCATCCTGGACGCGGCGCCCCCGTACTACCTCGGCATCGAGCGGCTCAGCGAGGCCGCCGAGTATCTCGCGGGAAAGCTGCTGGATCAGTTCGGCGTGCCCCATCATTTGTATCGCGGCTGGAAGGAAGGCACGTGA
- a CDS encoding thiolase domain-containing protein → MHRAAIIGAGHTRFGVLEAGPRALLATAVAESFASVDRNLERNQVEEAYLATLGFGGWQIGNASTVLAEEAGLVGIPVTRIENACASGGFAIRAAVRAVERGDREVVLVAGLEKMTDVPNARRRYWLGVSGDTEWERLAGLTFAGVYGLLASRYLADHHLGPEALAEVAVKNHENGRLNPNAQFRKALRREDVLGAPRVAEPLGLYDCCPVSDGAAALLIARGDIASRFTDTPVYVDGTGAGSDYLAVQERERFTRLDATRRAAKEAFREARAERKGISLLEVHDCFTIAELLALEDLGFAGDGEAAALTLSGATRRTGRLPVNPDGGLKAKGHPIGATGVSQAYEVFVQLRRQAGARQVPGAERALTHNVGGSGASAAVTLFSVG, encoded by the coding sequence ATGCATCGGGCGGCGATCATCGGGGCGGGACACACCCGTTTCGGCGTCCTTGAGGCCGGTCCGCGCGCGCTCCTCGCGACGGCCGTCGCCGAGTCCTTCGCCTCCGTCGACCGCAATCTCGAGCGGAACCAGGTCGAGGAGGCGTATCTCGCGACCCTCGGGTTCGGCGGATGGCAGATCGGGAACGCCTCCACGGTCCTCGCGGAAGAGGCGGGGCTCGTCGGGATCCCCGTCACCCGGATCGAGAACGCATGCGCCTCGGGCGGGTTCGCCATTCGCGCCGCGGTCCGAGCGGTGGAGCGGGGAGACCGCGAGGTGGTCCTGGTCGCGGGTCTCGAGAAGATGACGGACGTGCCGAACGCCCGCCGTCGATATTGGCTCGGCGTCTCGGGGGATACGGAATGGGAGCGACTGGCGGGGCTCACCTTCGCCGGAGTCTACGGGTTACTCGCCTCGCGCTACCTCGCGGATCACCACCTCGGCCCCGAGGCCCTCGCGGAGGTGGCGGTCAAGAACCACGAGAACGGGCGGCTCAATCCCAATGCTCAATTCCGCAAGGCCCTCCGCCGCGAGGACGTACTGGGCGCCCCACGCGTCGCGGAGCCGCTCGGGCTCTACGATTGCTGCCCCGTTTCGGACGGTGCCGCGGCCCTGTTGATCGCGAGGGGCGACATCGCCTCTCGGTTCACGGACACGCCGGTCTATGTCGACGGTACCGGCGCCGGATCCGACTATCTTGCCGTCCAAGAGCGCGAACGATTCACCCGTCTCGACGCGACCCGTCGGGCGGCCAAAGAGGCGTTCCGTGAGGCTCGGGCCGAGCGGAAGGGGATCTCGCTGCTCGAGGTCCATGATTGCTTCACGATCGCCGAGCTCCTCGCCCTCGAAGACCTGGGCTTTGCCGGAGACGGGGAGGCCGCGGCGCTGACCCTGTCGGGCGCGACCCGCCGGACCGGTCGACTTCCCGTGAATCCGGACGGAGGCTTGAAGGCCAAGGGCCACCCGATCGGCGCCACCGGAGTGAGCCAGGCCTACGAGGTGTTCGTCCAGCTCCGCCGCCAGGCCGGCGCGCGCCAGGTGCCCGGGGCCGAGCGCGCCCTCACGCACAACGTGGGGGGCTCCGGAGCGAGCGCCGCCGTCACGCTGTTCTCGGTGGGGTGA